The following are from one region of the Silene latifolia isolate original U9 population chromosome 9, ASM4854445v1, whole genome shotgun sequence genome:
- the LOC141600306 gene encoding uncharacterized protein LOC141600306 isoform X2 → MAGSKSEQQTAKKSKRKSIEGDKDSPFLELREITNTHGRRETTTQQRKSKAPLYAHTLADLENIRPTQKTTSYINSQLSSHISIDQFNINMFSTPIYQGQSQASIQPNPGKAPMVQPHNGTSLLPLRDITNKQGQMQSSIQLNHGKAPMFQFQNVFDFTQVFQTPPHIQRQTSIQQSKGKAPLYNTENAHQLHPNIQSQLSIQPHKGKSPLYQSQTGTR, encoded by the exons ATGGCAGGATCTAAATCTGAACAACAAACAGCAaagaagagtaaaagaaaaagcaTTGAAGGCGATAAAG ATAGTCCATTTTTAGAGCTTCGTGAAATAACAAACACTCATGGGCGAAGAGAAACAACTACACAACAAAGAAAGAGTAAAGCACCACTTTATGCACATACCTTAG CTGACCTTGAGAATATTAGACCCACACAAAAAACGACGTCATATATCAATTCACAGTTATCCAGTCATATATCAATTGACCAATTTAATATAAACATGTTCAGTACTCCAATTTACCAAG gacaaagCCAAGCATCAATTCAACCAAATCCTGGTAAAGCACCAATGGTTCAACCTCATAATG GTACGTCTTTGTTGCCGCTACGtgacataacaaacaaacaaggacaaatgcaaTCATCAATTCAACTAAATCATGGTAAAGCACCAATGTTTCAATTTCAGAATG TGTTTGATTTCACGCAAGTATTTCAAACACCTCCACATATTCAACGGCAAACATCAATTCAACAAAGTAAGGGTAAAGCACCGTTGTATAACACCGAAAATG CACATCAACTACATCCAAATATTCAAAGTCAGTTGTCAATTCAGCCACATAAGGGTAAATCACCATTATATCAATCTCAAACTG GCACCAGATAG